In one window of Bacillota bacterium DNA:
- the tsaE gene encoding tRNA (adenosine(37)-N6)-threonylcarbamoyltransferase complex ATPase subunit type 1 TsaE, protein MEFTTTCAAETQNLARRLGELASPRTLILLYGDLGAGKTSFVQGLAQGLDVAANVNSPTFTIIREYRGRLPLSHFDLYRLDDPDEVWELGLEEYVAAAGVVAIEWPQIAEELLPPERLGIHIQHLGEDRRRLRLEPRGDRHRKLAEELMSDVNLGS, encoded by the coding sequence ATGGAATTTACAACCACATGCGCCGCCGAAACCCAAAATCTGGCCCGGCGCCTGGGAGAGCTTGCCTCGCCCAGGACCCTGATTTTACTCTACGGCGATTTGGGCGCCGGCAAGACAAGTTTTGTCCAAGGGTTGGCCCAGGGCTTAGACGTGGCAGCGAATGTAAACAGCCCGACGTTTACAATTATCCGCGAATACCGGGGCAGGTTGCCCCTGAGCCATTTTGATCTTTACCGCTTAGATGACCCGGATGAGGTCTGGGAACTGGGCCTGGAAGAATATGTGGCTGCTGCCGGCGTTGTGGCAATTGAATGGCCGCAAATTGCCGAAGAGTTGCTGCCCCCGGAACGCTTGGGCATTCACATACAGCACCTGGGCGAGGACCGGCGCCGTCTGCGTCTGGAACCCCGGGGTGACAGGCATAGAAAACTGGCTGAGGAGTTGATGAGCGATGTTAATCTTGGCTCTTGA
- the tsaB gene encoding tRNA (adenosine(37)-N6)-threonylcarbamoyltransferase complex dimerization subunit type 1 TsaB, with amino-acid sequence MLILALDTTTSACSAALVREGKLVAEVTTNIPRTHSQRLMPLMDSLFREADAEPRDLHLIAVSRGPGSFTGLRIGIATAKGLGLALDLPVVGVSTLAVLAHNFSGAGLVCPALNARRDQVYTGLYRCGDGAPQPLLADQALAASELMDLLSAYDEPIWFCGDGVDIVWQAAGNLPAPRRLPLHQRLNRAAALADLALAIYAREGGTHPDQLTPLYLRESQAELQWRRKQEAGHGC; translated from the coding sequence ATGTTAATCTTGGCTCTTGATACCACCACCAGCGCCTGCTCCGCCGCCTTGGTGCGGGAGGGGAAACTGGTGGCAGAGGTGACCACCAATATACCCCGGACTCATTCCCAGCGGCTCATGCCCCTGATGGATTCTCTGTTCCGGGAGGCCGACGCTGAACCTCGGGATTTGCACTTAATTGCCGTGAGCCGCGGGCCCGGCTCCTTTACCGGTCTGCGCATCGGCATTGCCACCGCCAAGGGACTGGGACTGGCCCTAGACTTGCCGGTTGTCGGCGTGTCGACTCTGGCGGTGTTGGCCCACAATTTCTCTGGCGCCGGACTGGTCTGTCCGGCCCTCAACGCCCGCCGGGATCAGGTTTACACCGGCCTCTACCGGTGCGGCGATGGCGCGCCCCAGCCGCTTCTGGCCGATCAGGCCCTGGCGGCGTCGGAGCTGATGGATTTGCTCAGCGCTTATGATGAGCCGATTTGGTTTTGTGGCGACGGTGTGGACATTGTCTGGCAGGCAGCAGGTAACCTGCCCGCTCCCAGGCGGCTGCCCCTGCATCAGCGGCTGAATCGGGCCGCGGCCCTGGCCGATTTGGCCCTGGCAATTTACGCCCGGGAGGGTGGCACTCACCCGGACCAACTGACACCGTTATATTTGCGGGAATCCCAGGCAGAGTTGCAATGGCGTCGCAAGCAGGAGGCCGGGCATGGCTGCTGA
- the rimI gene encoding ribosomal-protein-alanine N-acetyltransferase, translating into MAADVQIRQMRPEHLNAVMAIEAQCFTTPWSSGVFSGEVRENPYAQYLVAQTGDGEVIGYAGIWLVLDEAHVTNIAVAPNWQRRGIARKLLRRLLQLSLHEGARRMTLEVRKSNIPAQKLYLGLGFKEAGIRPRYYTDNNEDAVIMWLDDIAAWLERNEQDDG; encoded by the coding sequence ATGGCTGCTGATGTTCAGATCAGGCAGATGCGCCCCGAGCACCTAAATGCTGTGATGGCAATTGAAGCCCAGTGTTTTACCACCCCCTGGAGCAGCGGCGTGTTCTCCGGTGAGGTTAGGGAAAACCCCTATGCCCAGTACCTGGTCGCCCAAACCGGTGATGGTGAGGTAATTGGCTATGCCGGCATCTGGCTGGTTCTTGACGAGGCCCATGTGACCAATATTGCTGTCGCCCCAAATTGGCAGCGGCGGGGGATTGCCCGGAAATTGCTGCGGCGCCTGTTGCAGCTGTCCCTCCATGAAGGGGCGCGGCGCATGACCCTGGAAGTTCGTAAGAGCAATATCCCGGCCCAAAAACTTTATCTCGGCCTGGGATTTAAGGAAGCCGGCATTCGGCCCCGCTATTATACCGACAATAACGAGGACGCGGTGATTATGTGGTTGGACGATATTGCCGCTTGGCTGGAAAGGAATGAGCAAGACGATGGCTAA
- the tsaD gene encoding tRNA (adenosine(37)-N6)-threonylcarbamoyltransferase complex transferase subunit TsaD — protein MAKILAIETSCDETAVAIVEEGQRILTNQVASQVETHARFGGVVPEIASRQHLLTLNPLIRRALSDSGLDWPEIDALAVTQGPGLVGALLIGVTTAKAIAWALGKPLVAVNHMAGHIYANMLAPEPPQFPLLCLVVSGGHTELIYMEKDLEFQTLGATRDDAAGEAYDKVARILDLGYPGGPAVDKLAGEGRPVLDFPRVLLEPETLDFSFSGLKTAVMNYVHNCRQRGISYIPANVAASFQAAVVDVLVEKTARAVIAKRPATLCLAGGVAANSSLRTALAARAAELGVPLTVPPLSLCTDNAAMISAAAWPLYQRGEFGDSDLNAVPGLNLTDCGETC, from the coding sequence ATGGCTAAAATCCTGGCAATTGAAACATCCTGCGATGAGACGGCAGTGGCGATAGTGGAAGAGGGCCAGCGTATTCTCACCAATCAAGTGGCATCCCAGGTTGAGACCCATGCCCGCTTTGGTGGCGTTGTGCCCGAGATTGCCTCCCGTCAGCATCTCTTGACTCTGAATCCCTTGATTCGCCGCGCCCTGTCCGACAGTGGCCTGGACTGGCCGGAGATTGACGCCTTGGCGGTTACCCAGGGCCCCGGGTTGGTGGGAGCGCTATTAATCGGCGTTACCACCGCCAAGGCAATTGCCTGGGCCCTGGGCAAACCGCTGGTGGCCGTAAACCACATGGCCGGGCATATTTATGCCAATATGCTCGCCCCCGAACCGCCCCAGTTTCCCCTGCTCTGTCTTGTGGTTTCCGGTGGCCATACCGAGTTGATTTATATGGAGAAGGATCTAGAATTTCAGACCCTGGGAGCAACCCGGGATGATGCTGCCGGCGAGGCCTACGACAAGGTGGCGCGGATCCTGGACCTTGGATACCCGGGAGGGCCGGCGGTGGACAAACTTGCCGGCGAGGGCCGGCCGGTGCTGGATTTCCCCCGGGTGCTGCTGGAACCGGAGACCTTGGACTTCAGCTTCAGCGGTCTGAAGACGGCGGTGATGAACTATGTCCACAACTGTCGCCAGCGGGGAATCAGCTATATCCCGGCTAATGTGGCTGCGTCCTTCCAGGCGGCAGTGGTAGACGTTTTGGTGGAAAAGACTGCCCGGGCCGTGATCGCGAAGCGACCGGCGACTCTCTGCCTGGCCGGGGGGGTAGCCGCAAACTCCAGCCTGCGGACTGCCCTGGCGGCCCGGGCTGCCGAGCTGGGGGTGCCACTGACGGTGCCGCCGCTTTCGCTATGCACAGACAATGCGGCGATGATTAGCGCCGCTGCCTGGCCTTTGTATCAAAGGGGTGAGTTTGGCGATTCGGATCTCAATGCCGTACCCGGTCTAAATTTGACGGATTGTGGAGAAACTTGTTGA
- the lgt gene encoding prolipoprotein diacylglyceryl transferase yields MHPILFEIGNLTVYSYGLLLALGFILIVFLGRRWSPSIGVNPESFFDLTVIAILGGLLGAYINYIVAYEWTYYSANPMAVFRFWDGGLVFLGGLIGGVLAAVAFIIRKRLPLWEIADLAAILIPVGYGMGRIGCFLAGCCVGHTTETVFGVTFPGLLLPRHPTQLYSVALALILFLFALWFRKRRQFSGQAFLFYLAGYGVGRFLIELLRDNPEILPNITIAQFTGILMIVAALILYPILKKHFPLPNR; encoded by the coding sequence ATGCATCCAATACTATTTGAAATCGGAAATCTCACAGTCTATTCCTACGGTCTATTACTCGCGTTGGGCTTTATCCTTATCGTTTTCCTGGGGCGCCGGTGGTCGCCATCAATCGGCGTCAATCCAGAGAGTTTCTTTGACTTGACCGTTATCGCAATTCTTGGTGGCCTGCTGGGCGCATACATTAACTACATAGTCGCCTATGAATGGACTTATTATTCCGCTAATCCCATGGCGGTCTTCCGTTTCTGGGACGGTGGGCTTGTGTTTTTGGGCGGCCTGATCGGCGGTGTGTTGGCCGCGGTGGCGTTTATCATCCGCAAGCGTCTACCCCTCTGGGAAATAGCCGATTTGGCGGCGATTCTGATTCCCGTGGGTTACGGCATGGGGCGCATCGGCTGTTTTTTGGCGGGATGCTGCGTCGGTCACACCACAGAGACAGTGTTTGGTGTTACATTTCCGGGCCTTCTGCTTCCCCGGCACCCAACTCAGCTCTATTCGGTGGCCCTCGCCCTGATTTTGTTCCTGTTTGCCCTCTGGTTTCGCAAACGCCGTCAGTTCAGCGGCCAGGCGTTTCTCTTTTACCTTGCCGGTTATGGTGTCGGACGCTTCCTGATTGAACTTTTGCGGGATAACCCCGAAATACTGCCTAACATTACCATCGCCCAGTTCACCGGCATTTTAATGATCGTTGCCGCCCTGATTCTCTACCCAATATTAAAGAAACACTTTCCGTTACCAAATCGCTAA
- a CDS encoding UDP-N-acetylmuramate--L-alanine ligase has protein sequence MFNGAKSIHLIGIGGYGMSALAKLLLEMGYQVSGSDLTPSDITRHLTEMGAEIFFGHSEEHVEGRDLFVYSTAIPAENTELQAARRQGTVLHRSELLAEFLNSHKGIAVSGAHGKTTTTTMLAQIMETARLDPTALIGGEIKSFSGTAKLGKSEYLIAEADESDESFARYQPWIAVITNIEPDHLEHYDGDFSRLLKGYGRFLHNVYPEGFAIVPEGDEWFKQIRHHGRCQILTFGYEGGDYAARNQKLLPRGSEFSLYRRDEHLADIRLAVPGRHNVLNATAAAAVALELGVSVEAVVTALGKFQAAKRRFQVLADGDILIVDDYAHHPTEVKATLEAARRAGSGRVIAIFQPHRYTRTQYFMDEFATAFNDADIVILDEIYAASEKPLPGISSARLAEAMAAQHEGVVLQISGFEKIVAHVQEQCQPGDLIITMGAGDIWKVSHELAKNWHCGLQGNKTH, from the coding sequence ATGTTTAACGGAGCCAAAAGCATACATCTTATTGGTATCGGGGGCTATGGCATGAGTGCCCTGGCCAAGTTGCTGTTGGAAATGGGTTACCAGGTCAGCGGCTCTGATTTAACTCCTTCTGATATCACCCGCCACCTCACCGAGATGGGGGCGGAAATTTTCTTTGGCCATTCTGAGGAACATGTTGAAGGAAGAGATTTATTTGTTTATTCAACGGCAATACCGGCTGAGAATACTGAATTACAAGCTGCCAGACGCCAAGGGACGGTGCTGCATCGTTCCGAATTGCTGGCCGAGTTTTTAAACAGCCACAAAGGTATTGCCGTATCTGGCGCCCATGGGAAGACAACTACAACGACGATGCTTGCCCAGATCATGGAGACTGCCCGCTTAGACCCCACTGCCTTGATTGGCGGTGAAATCAAGAGTTTTTCCGGTACCGCCAAGCTGGGGAAAAGTGAATATTTGATTGCAGAAGCGGACGAGAGCGATGAATCTTTCGCTCGCTATCAACCCTGGATTGCTGTAATCACCAATATCGAACCCGACCACCTAGAGCATTATGACGGCGATTTCAGCCGCCTGCTCAAAGGCTATGGCCGTTTTTTGCACAATGTCTATCCCGAGGGGTTCGCGATTGTGCCCGAGGGCGATGAGTGGTTTAAGCAGATTCGCCATCATGGCCGCTGCCAGATTTTGACCTTTGGTTATGAGGGGGGTGATTATGCGGCACGGAATCAGAAGCTGCTGCCCCGTGGCAGCGAGTTCAGCCTCTATCGCAGAGATGAACATTTGGCCGATATTCGCTTGGCCGTGCCCGGCAGGCATAATGTGTTAAATGCAACGGCCGCGGCGGCTGTGGCCCTTGAGCTGGGGGTCAGTGTCGAAGCTGTCGTCACTGCTCTCGGCAAGTTTCAGGCGGCTAAACGCCGGTTTCAGGTCCTGGCCGATGGGGACATCCTGATTGTAGACGACTATGCCCATCATCCCACCGAGGTCAAGGCGACTTTGGAGGCGGCCCGCCGTGCCGGCTCCGGCCGCGTAATCGCAATATTTCAGCCCCATCGCTACACCCGCACCCAGTATTTTATGGATGAGTTTGCTACCGCGTTCAATGACGCCGACATTGTCATTCTCGACGAAATTTACGCCGCCTCGGAAAAGCCACTGCCCGGCATTAGCTCAGCCCGCCTGGCGGAGGCAATGGCCGCCCAACATGAGGGCGTAGTCCTGCAGATAAGTGGGTTTGAGAAGATTGTAGCCCATGTCCAGGAACAGTGTCAGCCCGGAGATTTGATTATTACCATGGGCGCCGGAGACATTTGGAAGGTAAGCCACGAACTTGCAAAGAACTGGCACTGTGGTTTGCAGGGAAATAAGACGCATTAG
- a CDS encoding UDP-N-acetylmuramate--L-alanine ligase: MHKQHVHFVGIGGMGMSAIARIMLERGYTVSGSDLRSTELTENLQRMGANIYRGHSRNYLRGADLVVYSSAVPNDNPELSAAREANMNLLHRADMLARIINEERGIAIAGAHGKTTTTSMMGLILSACGHDPTVMVGAFSDDLAGNARLGRGPFVVAEACESDHSFLKYNPYAAIITNVDPDHLENYDGDFDKLIDAYRQFLDKIKPDGFSVLCTDDPILAEMHKEVTGHRVYSYGFNQDADYRAYNLEFSPGGSTYDLCHQGEKLAEVRLSVPGEHNVLNSLAVLAVGHRLGLDVTALARAIVNFHGARRRFQVIGTHNDITVVDDYAHHPTEIIATLKAAKLQQKKRVVAFFQPKRYTRTQFLFKEFSTAFGDTDILVMSEIFPFGEAPIPGITSEALATAIEKNTGRPITLLPYKHALIVDKFMEILRPGDLAMIMGAGDDIADLAKKVFAAVQKQK; this comes from the coding sequence ATGCACAAACAACATGTACATTTTGTGGGTATTGGCGGCATGGGAATGAGCGCCATCGCCCGCATAATGCTGGAAAGAGGTTACACTGTAAGCGGAAGTGATTTACGCAGCACTGAGTTGACCGAAAATCTGCAACGGATGGGAGCCAATATTTATCGAGGCCACAGCCGCAATTACCTCAGGGGCGCAGACTTGGTTGTATATTCCAGTGCGGTGCCCAATGATAATCCCGAGCTTTCCGCCGCCCGGGAAGCAAATATGAATTTGTTGCACCGGGCGGATATGCTGGCTCGGATTATCAATGAAGAGCGGGGAATCGCGATTGCCGGCGCCCATGGCAAAACAACCACCACATCAATGATGGGATTGATTCTGTCTGCCTGTGGCCATGATCCCACGGTGATGGTAGGCGCTTTCAGCGATGATTTGGCGGGCAACGCCCGGCTGGGCCGGGGCCCGTTCGTGGTGGCGGAAGCCTGCGAGAGCGATCATTCTTTTCTTAAGTACAACCCCTATGCGGCAATAATCACAAATGTTGACCCCGATCATCTGGAGAACTATGACGGCGATTTTGACAAGCTTATCGATGCCTATCGCCAGTTTTTGGACAAGATTAAGCCCGACGGGTTCTCGGTGCTTTGTACCGACGATCCGATTTTGGCCGAGATGCACAAAGAAGTAACTGGCCATCGGGTTTATTCCTACGGCTTTAACCAGGACGCCGATTACCGGGCATACAATCTTGAGTTCTCACCGGGAGGCAGCACCTATGATCTCTGCCATCAGGGCGAGAAGCTAGCGGAAGTCCGGTTGAGCGTGCCCGGAGAGCACAACGTTCTCAATTCGCTGGCCGTGCTGGCCGTTGGACATCGGCTGGGGCTGGACGTTACTGCCCTGGCCCGGGCGATTGTCAACTTCCATGGGGCGCGTCGTCGCTTCCAGGTAATTGGCACCCACAATGATATCACCGTGGTCGATGACTATGCCCATCACCCCACCGAAATCATTGCGACCCTCAAGGCGGCCAAATTGCAGCAGAAAAAACGGGTAGTGGCGTTTTTCCAACCCAAGCGCTATACCCGGACCCAGTTTTTGTTTAAAGAGTTCAGTACCGCATTTGGCGACACTGATATCTTGGTTATGTCGGAGATTTTCCCCTTCGGCGAGGCGCCGATTCCGGGGATAACTTCCGAGGCTCTGGCCACAGCGATTGAAAAAAACACCGGTCGCCCAATCACCCTCCTGCCCTATAAGCACGCCCTGATCGTGGATAAGTTCATGGAAATCCTGCGCCCCGGCGATCTTGCGATGATTATGGGCGCCGGCGACGATATCGCCGATTTGGCGAAAAAGGTCTTTGCCGCCGTCCAGAAGCAAAAATGA
- a CDS encoding DUF512 domain-containing protein: MSEQLLHQSVSKFNILPLTSRCGVGCVFCSHRYNPPGVRAVFFGELPVDKVQELMVFLDGNKKIYIGESATLLCEGEPLLHPHFDEILVELRRQLPRTPIQLTTNAVKLAAYLDALAAARPLELVVSLNSANPRMRRELMGAHGAEAALGAVARLQKLELPWHASLVLMPHITGWQDVENSIAFACEHGATSVRLLLPGFSKLASVDWAAIEAIPRAVRERLSDWRQKFPLPLTMEPPLLNDLIPRVAGVLPNSPAAGALRPDDVVETINGQAPWSRVDAFNKLFGLEKPLLRVRRQQRTIELTLNKQARSPSGVVMDRDLDPGDMERARALAAGAGRVLLLTSTWAAPLWEQVVPAAWQVKPVPSWFFGGTIAAAGLLTASDYLAVLEECDLAGVERILLPPVSFDQSGRDLRGELVPDLGQRISFSL, encoded by the coding sequence ATGAGTGAACAGCTGCTTCACCAGTCGGTAAGTAAATTTAATATCCTGCCCCTGACCTCCCGCTGCGGCGTTGGCTGCGTATTTTGCAGCCACCGCTATAATCCGCCTGGGGTCAGGGCGGTTTTTTTCGGCGAGCTCCCGGTGGACAAGGTTCAGGAGCTAATGGTATTCCTCGATGGCAACAAAAAGATTTACATCGGTGAATCAGCCACCTTACTTTGTGAGGGTGAACCCCTGCTCCACCCCCATTTTGACGAAATCCTGGTTGAATTGCGCCGTCAGCTGCCCCGAACGCCGATTCAACTTACAACCAATGCGGTTAAACTTGCTGCATATCTTGATGCGTTGGCCGCTGCCCGGCCACTGGAGCTGGTGGTTTCACTGAACAGCGCCAATCCCCGTATGCGCCGGGAGCTGATGGGGGCCCATGGGGCGGAAGCGGCGCTGGGGGCTGTGGCTAGGCTGCAGAAGTTGGAACTTCCCTGGCATGCCAGCCTTGTGCTCATGCCACATATCACCGGTTGGCAGGATGTGGAAAACAGCATTGCCTTTGCCTGTGAGCACGGAGCCACCAGCGTGCGGCTGCTCTTGCCCGGGTTTTCCAAATTGGCTTCGGTGGACTGGGCTGCGATCGAGGCGATTCCGAGGGCGGTCCGGGAGCGGCTTTCCGACTGGCGTCAGAAGTTTCCTCTGCCCCTGACTATGGAACCCCCTTTGCTGAATGATCTCATCCCCCGGGTAGCCGGGGTTTTGCCCAACAGCCCTGCCGCCGGCGCTCTCAGGCCCGACGATGTTGTTGAGACGATAAACGGCCAGGCGCCATGGAGCCGGGTTGACGCTTTTAACAAATTGTTTGGCTTGGAGAAACCGCTGCTCCGCGTGCGCCGACAGCAGCGGACCATCGAGCTTACCCTAAATAAACAGGCCCGCAGTCCATCGGGAGTTGTGATGGACCGGGACCTAGACCCTGGAGATATGGAACGGGCCCGGGCGCTGGCAGCGGGTGCGGGGAGGGTGCTGCTGCTCACATCAACCTGGGCCGCCCCGTTATGGGAACAGGTTGTGCCTGCCGCCTGGCAGGTTAAACCTGTGCCGAGCTGGTTCTTTGGCGGTACTATTGCCGCCGCTGGGTTGCTCACTGCCTCCGATTACCTCGCGGTCCTGGAGGAATGTGATTTAGCAGGGGTGGAGAGAATTCTCTTGCCGCCTGTCTCCTTCGATCAGTCTGGCCGCGATCTCCGCGGCGAGCTGGTGCCCGACTTAGGTCAGCGCATATCGTTTTCGTTGTAA